CTGCATACAAGAGGACATGCAAACCATCATTTTTGCATTTATGATCCGTTGACGAACGGGATCTTTACGGGAGATACTTTCGGGATCGGTTATACTTTATTTAGAAAAGGAAAAGATTCTCTATTGTTTCCTTCTACTACACCGACCGATTTTGATCCGGAAGAAGCGATACTTTCCGTGGATAAGATACTAGCGACAGGTGCGGACAAGGCTTACCTCACACATTTCGGAGTTTGGGACGATATCCGTTCGGGAGCATCGCAGATGAAAGAAGGCCTTAATGTTATGAAAAACGTTATGATCTCTGCGGAAAAGACAGGATTAGAAGGAGAATCTTTGGTCGCTTTTTGTGAAGGCAGAGTTCGTTCTTATTTGGAAGACCAGATCCATATTCGACATCTTCCTTTCGGAGAAAAAGAGGAAAGATTTATAGGTTTTGATTCACAGATCAACGCGCAAGGGATCGCGTTTAAGATAGAAAGATCTAGAAAGAGTAGGAAATAATTTTCCATCCCTTAAGTGTGTATTTTTAATTCTTCTAAATTATAGAAATGAGAACCCGAAATAGTCTAGTATTACTTAGGCGAAGTTTTTCATTTGATTTCCTAGTTTCGAATCCTTGAATATACATGTGGGCATAACTTCGGATGGATCCAATAAGAAAAGAAACCTAGTATTCCTTCTTTGTGTCTTCTTCCTTTTAATCTCTTGTTCTACAAAATCTTCCGAAAAAGTCCCGCTCCTTTATAAAGGAAGTATAGATATGAGTACGGCCAGTACTTGGGGGGAAATTTATCCTCTAAAAGGAGACTGGGAATTCAGTTGGGGAAATTTATACTCACCTAATACAGGTTATGTGGAAAGTGGACAATACTTCCCGGTTCCAGGGATATGGAGGGATTATTCTCCCGAATTTACCTGGCAAGGACATGGTTCTTATAGATTAAAGATCCATAAAACTCCAGAGCAAAAAAATCTAGCCATCTTTGTACCCAGAATTCCTGGAGTCTATTCAGTATATTTAGGAAAAAGAATGATCTTTGCCAATGGGATCAATGGGACCAGTAGGATCGACACGGAGTTCCTGGCGCATCCGAATGCTCAGATCTATCTATTGGATTCTTTGGATACGGAACTGATCGTGAACGTTTCGAATTATAGAGGAAATTTCCTAAAGGGTGGGATACGTAATCCGTTTCTGATCGGAGATATAGACGCTTTAAAATTTAAAGTGGTCCGCGAAACGATTTGGGAAACACTTTTAGTCGCGATTATTTTTTCAGTAGGTTTGTATCATCTCATCTTCTTTGCATCTTATCGAAAAGATTTAGTGCCATTATTCTTCTCATTATTCTGCTTTTTAGTAGCCTTCTATTCTTTTGTAACTTCCGGTCTTCAGTATATTCTTACACCGGAGCTAACTTTAGATCTTCGGATCAGGATGGAATATTTCTGTGAAGCATGTTTGGTTCCTTCCGTATATATGATCCTAAGGACAATGTATCCGAAACAATTCGGCGCCAAGTGGATGGCGATCTTAATGAGCACTATGTTCATTTTTATCTTCTCCGTTTTCGTATTGGGAGAAGAAGAGCTGATCTATCTGTATTCCTTCTTCATGCATGTTCCTCCATTTTACACCCTATTTCTA
This window of the Leptospira hartskeerlii genome carries:
- a CDS encoding MBL fold metallo-hydrolase codes for the protein MNKIRTIDCGYVEAGLACAYLIVDGDKAVFVENNTNNAVPLLLEALKEEGLTPESVDYIIITHVHLDHAGGTGKLISFCPNATVLAHPKAAPHIIDPTRLIKSSIQVYGEENYFKLYGEILPVPSDRVRIMNDGEELNWQKRTFKFLHTRGHANHHFCIYDPLTNGIFTGDTFGIGYTLFRKGKDSLLFPSTTPTDFDPEEAILSVDKILATGADKAYLTHFGVWDDIRSGASQMKEGLNVMKNVMISAEKTGLEGESLVAFCEGRVRSYLEDQIHIRHLPFGEKEERFIGFDSQINAQGIAFKIERSRKSRK
- a CDS encoding 7TM-DISM domain-containing protein, coding for MSTASTWGEIYPLKGDWEFSWGNLYSPNTGYVESGQYFPVPGIWRDYSPEFTWQGHGSYRLKIHKTPEQKNLAIFVPRIPGVYSVYLGKRMIFANGINGTSRIDTEFLAHPNAQIYLLDSLDTELIVNVSNYRGNFLKGGIRNPFLIGDIDALKFKVVRETIWETLLVAIIFSVGLYHLIFFASYRKDLVPLFFSLFCFLVAFYSFVTSGLQYILTPELTLDLRIRMEYFCEACLVPSVYMILRTMYPKQFGAKWMAILMSTMFIFIFSVFVLGEEELIYLYSFFMHVPPFYTLFLLAALGYAWWQKEDRARTVFLSGMILAVSMANDVIWGLYEVYFLIPYSFPAALVGFIAFNSYIISLRFTKDLEKAETFAELQSKYNEQLRLNAEEKAKFATLVDQSMDKGFHSLIDQLESKESSDKSLSKLKNELNQTLSGVRDILDLMHHQGGKEELVEDVMRKFVLKNPLFAHSEIQKVSQFLRIDECLQVQRIFSDAVKIGARRSGESKIFWGKEGDSILLRIQTTGVVETKEEPSSLIEADLKVRTEKLGARFFLLSEPGKFEFELRLHS